The following nucleotide sequence is from Apodemus sylvaticus chromosome 2, mApoSyl1.1, whole genome shotgun sequence.
ACAGCAAATGTTTAGTAAGTATTATCATTAAGCACAGCACATCATTTGTATTTCATATAGTCATTGCACTGATTCTACTTAAGGactactgaaaaataaaaaataaaacacaagattTAATGAGAGCCAGTATTAAAGCCCGGTCTGAATCGAGAGCCCAGATTTTAAACCCTTATTGTGTGCGATCTTTAACATCCTTCGATATTTAAAGAGCTTAATGAAATTAAAAACGTGTTATAAAGTTCATTTCCCTCATTATAAGAGTCATTGCCTTCTTTACACCTTGCTACTACCAATCCACTCTCATCTCTTCCCTAACATCACTTTCCCCACCTTCACCTGCAAAggtttattattaattatcctcCTGCTAGGGCAGTATGAAAACACCAGGGTTAGGAACAGAGGCAGCAGGAAAAGTCACGTTCTTTCCACTGTTAGGTGTAGCTTGATATTCACCACCTGTCATAATAACTTACTGATAATGCTCTATGGACTTAGCTTTACATGCTCAACTTTAGGACAGCCTCACCTAGAATGTACTTTTCTTAGATGGTCTATCTACATAGGTTACTAACTGAATGTCCCCTGAATGAAAACAgcgataaaaaaaaaatgtataaatcagataataaaaacaaagccaTACTAAAACTTCCAATTTTACTTTTTATCCTAAATCTTTGCCCTTGCTTAGGTCTTGTTCAAAATGACTTATCTATCTTGTCATCTTGCATTTACAAGGCTATTTCCTTTCACGTGCTTCTACTTTTTACAAAGACGCCACCTAGTGGCTGTATGAAATCAAGCCTTTTAATGTCACTCCACATAGAAACGTATCTTGATAAAAACAGGAAAGTAGGAAAACTATTAGAATAATTATTTACAATACTAAAGCCCTGAGCAGGTAAATAGGAAAACTACTAGAAcgattatttataataataaagacCTGAGAATTGTCTGGAAATTACCCGATTAAATGTGCATCATTTGTGATGCATCCTCACGCTCCTGAAATTTTTGAGGTATGTCAGATGCTTGATAGCCAAGATTTCACTGAATTTTGAAAGGTAATGTGGATACAGTTTGTATTAATACATCTTCAACCCTCAATCAAATACATTGACAGTTCAGTTGTTCATATTAAAGTAGGACATAGGCCACAAAACAGCCTTGTATTAATTTAGGTTGGGCTTATTTACAAATGAGCTACGGAAAACTTTTTATTCCAGAAATTTGCAGGCCTGTTTTACCATGGAGAAAAGTAATTCATGCTCAGAAAGAGTAAAATGTGATATTCTTTAACAAGATACTATGTTTCTAAGAAAGCTACAAggtccaaaaaaaacaaaaacaaaaaaccctgagaaTCATTCCTGAAACATATCTTTCAATTTACAATCACTTCAGAAATTACTGTATCATTTGACTACACTTAGATTTGCAGTATTTGAAGACTACTTTGAAAATTAACAGTGTAGGGCACATTCAAATTATGAGTCCTAGGGCACATTCAAAACAGTCTTTATTCATGTGATTTGCTATGTTCCCATTCCACACAGCCATGTTCACAGTAGAATATTCTGGTGGTAGCAGCTCAGTCTGTCTCCCTGGCCAACCTCTTAGCTCGTCCTCAACTCTTCTTGCACACGTGCTATGAAAAGCCAAGGAATTCACACCAGGAACCTGGAGAGAAGCAGTCTGTAGAATGCTTGCTTTGCAAGAACCTAAGTTTGACTTTTAGAAGGCAcgtttacaaaacaaaacagggttgTGGTAATTCCAATGCAGAACCTTCCTAAGTCGATGAGAtaattctataaataaataaataaataaataaatacataaagttaaaataaaaaatgtgaatgTTGCTTGGGGAATATCATACTTCAAGTTGTCCTATGGCTCTGGTTCTGCACACATAGTGTGAAGGCCTAGGTTCAATTTCAAGcaatattaaacacacacacacacacaacttctgaCTCAGGGATAGACAGTACTGCCACTTTTTTACACTACATTTCACTAACTAGTTTTAGTTAACTACCTCTAAAGAGACTTTCATATACATTTCTGTGGTCTCCATCATCTAACTTCATCTGAATGTACAATTTAGGATCTCACTATCCAGGTTTTTATTGAAAACTTTAATGTGACAGAAATGTGTGATGCTTAGCATGTTCACTAATGCCCAGCACATGTGCAGACAGGGGGCATAACTTGTATACCTCTAAGAAGCTAATCGGCTTTACATAAGCCTTGCACCACACATGTTAATTTTCATCCTTTTGAAGCAACACCCAGACTTAGCAGCACTCTTCTTTAGCAAAGGGAGAAAAATCAAGACAAGCCTTTTCTTCTATCCTGCACATCTGAAAGGCGAGGGAGCGTGAGACTAGGTGCACAATGGAAACTGCCTCTTGCTGGCGACACATGCAATGGATGTGGCCTCCAGTGAGGGGCAGCCTGACCTTTCTCTAGTAGGGTACTACACGCTGGTAGTTCAGGGCAGTCCTAGCGTATACCTGTCGTCTTTATGAAACCACTGTACAGCCATTCACAACCATCGCCAGCTGGATATATCTACGGTTATCTGAGGCAAGCGCCATTTTAAGGAGGACTGTCCAATAACTGGAATATTCAGCCCTAAGTCCAGATGTACAAAGCAAGGACAGGAGACACCAAAGCTGAAAATCAGTTTCTTCTCTGCCGAGCTACATCTGCAGAGATGCCCAGAACTAACAGGAGAAATTCAATGAGGAAAGACAGGCACAGCAAGCTCACTGTGTGACTCGAGAAGTGAAGACGGGCAAGCCAGTGTGAAAGGGTTCAGAGGACCCTGTTGTCTTAACCAATGTGTCCCCTAAACGTCTCCAAAGTATAATACAGACAGgctatttcttttaattaaaaattcaataaCATAGACACATTTTAGCATCACAGAACATTTAATTCACACCCATCATCAGACACTGTGATCATATTGGCCACTTCCACTGGTCAGCAGGCGGCTCTTCCACCAATGGCTCCCATGGCTTCCACTGCAACATTTTTCTTGCCAGACTAAGCTCTTTTTCAgcctgttaatttaaaaaaaaaaaattgaaaataagatcATCTGATTAATTATTTCAGCAATGCCTGGAAATTAACTGCTAGAACACAGACCTTCAGTCAGGATTCCAAAGACATGATGTAGTTCACCATCAAATACTGAGTATTACACAAAGTTTCATTCACAGTCACTACTAAGAAAGGTAGTGAGCTCTGAGATTGAAATCTGCAGGAATTAGTGTTCACAAGCGCTTAAATACTTAAAAGCTTGTCTTCACATCAGTGGCTTTCAAATTCCACCCAAGGTCTCACTTAACCACAGGCTGCAAGTCGAGACCAGTACTAGATGCCCAAGTACAATGTTCAATGCACTTTACCTGAAGAATCACCTCTTCCACTTCACCGCCCTGAAGCAAGTCTTCTAATTTTTTAACATCTGGTTCctacaattttaaagaaaaaagaaaaaaaggttaaaCACAGGAGCATATCTGAATATTTTAATATCCTTCATGCTAAAAATCCACTTACAAAAGCCCTTacaaggccaggcggtggtggcgcatgcctttaatcccagcacttgggaagcagaggcaggcagatttctgagttccaggacagccagggctatacggagaaaccctgtctcaaaaagacaaaacaaaaataacaaaacaaaaaaataaaagcccttACAAGTAATTGTTCTCTCACTATGGTCTTAAAAATGTTCTATCAAAATTTGATAGAAATCTATTTCACTTCTGTATTTCATTACTTTTatcttaatattaaatattttatctaaatattaaaaattattaaatactgGCATTCTTAGCAAAGGTAAGACATATGAGGCACAACTTAGTCTTTCTAAatagattttcaaatattttatctttgtaaatattttctacacttactgtaaaaaaattaacaataaatgCTATCATATGATCAAAAAacctcttctgggtatataccaaaTAATGAAGAATAAATAACAACATTATGGCAGCGACAAATTACAACCCCAAACCAGAAATAACTTAAATTACCACCAATAGAACTGATCTGTTAATTATGGCACTGagatataatagaatataatATGGCAATGATAAGGGGCATAATCCAACTATATGAAACAGCACAGATGATTACTCCAAATATACTATTAACTAAGAAAAAACAGACATGAATAGGTATATGAAAATCATTCCATTCCTAAAAAGtttagaaataggaaaaaaatcaaaacagtagTATCATTAGGAAGGTAGTAACTTTGGAAGAAGTATTTTGGTGATGTGCAAATGTCCCTTTTTTGGTCTGGTattaattagaatatattaattCTGAAACTCCATCAAGCCCTACACTTATGatttctacatattttaaatgtacattaTTCTATACCTCAAGAAAATTGTTAATAAGGAAGTTTTTTTCTAACAggctgaacttttttttaaatctaaacactgtcatttatacatatataagtaaataagacAGTCATTATCAATCAGGGTGTTTTTGttccaaaatgaaatgaaaagagcATTAACGCTAACACCCTTTCACTTCCGAAGGTATAGGAAAGCGGAACAGGCCCTTGCACCCATGAGATAATAATGTTCAAGTGCTGAACTACGCCCTCAGGATTTTGGAGCGTGCACACTCAAGCAGGTCAGACAAGGTAAGGGTCagtcaagaaagaaaataaagaaaccacaaaaatcAAGCTGCATGGAATCCACAGAACTGTCATCAGCTTCAAACTGCTGAAGTGTAAGGCCTAACAAGATGATGGTAgattaagaaaataaacacaaacgAGATCTTAGCAGACCTTACAGACCAAGTCACAAGTAACCTGTGAGAGCGTACGTAGTTCCCACCACAACTCTACTCTCCAACTCCATCAGCTGAAGCTGGATTTCAGAAACCCAACTCAGAAAGAAACATGGCACAGAAACCCACAAGATCATTCCTCAACAGGAACAAGACATAAGATTTACATTCTATCACTGGCCATGAGACACTGCAAATAACTAATTTAAAAGCAGCTGAAGTGACAGCAAAGGTCTTAGATTCCTATGTGAAGAGGTGACACAGAGACCTGTGACACTGGCTGTGGACGAATCCAAAGACTTAATAAGTGAAAGGAAACTCTGAGGTAAGTGGGAACCAAACTAAACATCCCAGACTACAGAAACTGCaataaaagggaagggggaaagagaacACACCGGATAAATAAGGGTGATGGAGAGGGAATCTAAGGTAGTGGGAAGGGCTCACAGATGACAGCAGAGACACTCTTATTCTGTGAGGGAACAAAACATCAGCTCGTTTTCTTTTAGCAAACCAAGCTAACATTAACCTCCAAAGTTTCTTCCAAACTTGGCAAGCTAAAACTCAGGTAAGTTAAACCTCAAACTGCTATTTAACTATCAGGAAGAGGACTTATTGACTGGCCTTTTGGTAACCTAGTAATAATTCATGTTCTGTTATCACCTGTGCTTGGGTGAACAGTTTATTAATTCCCCAGAGTCTGAAATAACTATGGGGATGAAAATTCAGCCACAGTTCGACAGAGTTCTGTGCAGCATGTCATTTCTCTCATGTAGTTGGCCGCCATAACAAAACACAGACTGGATTAAACATTAGAAATTCCAGCTGAGCCAGGTGACACAGATGTGTGATCTCACCTATTCTGgctactgaggcaggaggattgcaagcaTTAGGCATGCCTGAACCACACAGAATAAGCTCACGTTCATCCTCAGCACTTTAGTGAAAGTTTGGTTTTGTgtcaaaacagaaagtaaaaggaGGGGTTGGGATACAGATGGTGTGCTTGCCTTACTTGTGAGGGCCTAGGTTCAATCTCAAgcaccattacacacacacacacacacacacacacacacacacacacacacacacacacacacacacacttttctaatAGTCAGAGAGAGTAGAAGTCCAAAGTCACTGTGACGACACAGTTGGGCCTATGAGGATTTTCCCACGTCCCAGACAGCTATGTGCTATGTGCTCTTACAAGTGTGTTCACTTGCTGGGCACTGGAGCGCAAGGGACAAACACTGGCTGTCTAgtgtctattttatattttatacatgagcTAATCCTTACAGGTTCAGGGCCCTCCCCTATGAATTTAACTTTAATTATTTCCACTGATGATTTACTTCTAAATAAAGCAAGACTATACACTAAAGCTTTGACATACACACTTGTGAGGACAGAGTATTCAGTGTCAGTGACAACACTGCTCACTGTAGCTCTGGGTAGGTTTGAAAACCAAATGTAGCCCTCTTCCTATACAACAGAGTGCTTGTGTTTACAGTACTAGCTGAACCCAGGGCTCATCCCACCCCTAGCCACACCTCTAGCCTTTTATTTTCAAACAGAGCCTCACAAAATTACCCAGTCTGGCTTTGCACTTCCTCTGTAGCCCAAGGTGGACTGAACttgtgatccacctgcctcagcctccctagaaGCTGGGAATTATAGGCCTGTACCATCAGGCCCAGgataaagtactttttaaaataataatcctGATAGCTTTCTGTAACATCACTACCACCTCTTGTGCTTTGTGCTTCTCTTGTGATTAGAGATCAGGTGGATGACTCAATAGTAAGAGGTAACTGATCACTGACAACCAGACAAGAAAAGTGGTACAAAGCACACTGCAATGGTCCAGTCTACTGCCTGCCCTCTAACAGTGCTTTATATACTAGTCAGTCAAAATACACATTTGCTGAACGCAAAGGAGAAAAAGCAGAACTGCACTAAGGAAGAATAGTACAAACTGAGAGCTAAAACAAGCAACCGAAATACTCCTTACAAGCCATACTGGATGtacaaacaaacccaacaaaaccaaaatgactTTTGCTACTTACCGCTTTAACCATATCCAGCTTCTCATTGGTGATCTGTTCTGTGTATTTTCTATAGGCTGCATGTTGAGGAAAGTGCTTCAGAAGATCAAGAATCTTTGTGTACAATATTGTTAGCCTCTGCAAAAACAAACCACATGCATTTCAGCAAGCTGAAATACCGCCAAAGTTAGAACACATTTAAGTATCTTACAGGAAAAACTGAAAGAAGAGTCACAATTTTAAACCGAGCTTTCTTAGTCagtgcacaaacatgaccaagttggggaggaaagggtttattcagcttacacttccacacagctgttcatcaccaaaggaagtcaggactggaactcaagcaggtcaggaagcaggagctgatgcaaaggccatggagggatgtttcttactggcttgcttccccaggcttgctcagcctgctctcttatagaacccaagattaccagcccaggggtggcaccacacacaaggggccctcccgccttgatcactaagtgagaaaatgccttacagttggatctcatggaggcatttcctcaagggaagctcctttctttctctgtgataactccagcgtgtgtcaagttgacacacaaaaccagccagtacaagggcTTTACTAaagttcatttttatattcaatCTTACTCTTTACAACCTAAGGAAAAGTGGTATACAAATATGGGAATTCCTGCTATATGTAATAACATATAAAaattatgtgtgcatatatcaAAAGTATAATAAAAAGTGAAACTAAATTAACTTATAGCTAATGTCCTTTTTTGGAAatcaaataatttattaaaagcagaatTTCTAATCTTTAGGTAATAGGTACTACAAATTATATATCAGAGATGCCAGGACTCTAGGCAGCGCATCAAGGACAGCAGCAGATGTAGAAAGGAGAAGCCTGAGCCTACCAGAGAAGCTGTTTGTACTGTGGATTGCAGAGCCTAAGGAATAGTCTACTCAAGCCctcaggagcccagaagatctcGAGTACATCCTAGATGTCAGACACTCAGCTATTTACACTGTTGGGCTTTAGTGTTCCACTGATCTGGTTCTAATTGTGCCCTGTTCTTCCCTCTTGGAATAAGGGAGTGAGTATGTAACTTGATTAATTTTGGTACTGTTTTAATTCTTACCCTCTCAAATTTATGAACATAATGCATATGTTCATCTTTAATATagtattttattaagttttaatCTGATTCAAATTTTGAAGTTTTGAACAAGATGGGGAGGGGGTGGtgactggagagactgctcagtggttaaaagcattggctgTCCTTCTAGAGGAtttgggttctattcccagcatctacacggCAGCTACAACATCTGGAACCCCAGTCCTAGGGGATGTGACACCTTCTTTATTGGCACTAGGCACATAAGcagtgcatatacacacatacacacaaataaattgaaaacaattttttcattttttgggaTAAGAATGCATCtagtcttagagaaattcagaGGGGAATCAGAATGATCAGCATAGgacaatgaaaagaataaaaaactaaCTGGGACACTTCTCACAGTAAAAAGAGACTACTCATTACAGCACAGAAGTAAGCCAGAGCTGTCCTCTCATCAGTAATCACAAACAATCACCACTTCTAAAGaacatgtttcttttttcaataagAATGAAATTTTCAGTGTTCCTATGTAGAACGCACCATGTGTTGTTTGGATATAAAGACAGACTGGACATGGATCCCactaatgtgtttgtgtgtgtgtgtgtttatgtgtgtgtacataagagACTGTATGGTACaaaacagaagaggaaaagatGATTAACatcataaaacacaaaatcaactTATGACAGTCCAGGGTAAGATACAGAGCAGGGAGGGGGCCACTAAACAGAAGAGCCACCAACGTGCACTCACACGCCCCGCCCCTCTGCCTGGCTGCCTAGACAAGCCTTCTGTCCATACGCCCTCGTTCTTCATCCATAAAATGTGCAGAGCTTTATAGGATGCTGGATCAGAGCAGTACATATTGTCTCAATCTCAGTATTGGCATCCGATAAGGGAAGAATCACTCCAGCAGAAAACAGaatgattcatttaaaaaaaaaaaaaaaaaaaaaaaaaaaggacacatcTGAGAAAGAGCTTGGGGGATAGCGAGTTGGAAACTTGAAGATATTTGAAGAAATCATTTACATAAGAAATAAACGGCAAAAACCACCAAGAACACGAAGGAAGTAGCACAGAACTCTACGGCTGTGCTGTGCAGTAAGCAGCTACTGGGCAAATACAGCTGTAGAGCACATGAGATGAAATGAACTCAGACTAAAATATGATGGAAGGAAAACATACTGTAAAAAAGGCTACAGACTAGCATCAGTTTTCATACTGATTATATAGTGAAATGGTAGCTATGTTAATGTTAGGTTACAttgcaaaaaataatttaaaaagcaaaaacaaaaccccaaacctttCTTTACCCTTTGAAGCAGGATCTTACTGCTGCGTAGCCTGGACTGCCCTCACGAACCACTTTtagttttttatattaaaaaaaggaaGTACTTTCTAGAAAAATCTTAGCTTACATACTTGGTACTCAGATCTACTAGAAACCACTCTACAATGCAAGCAGGAAATTAGGAAATAAGGCAGGAGAAAAGttagattacatagtgttttataTCCCAAGTCAAAACACTTGGGTCTTTTTGTGGGGGAGACTAAAAGACTTAAGGACAAGGTCTGTGTTTAAGAAACAGGAACCTGGTGGTCGTAAGCCAGGGAGCAACAGACCCAGGACAGGAAGGCTGGGAACCACGCTGCTGCAATAATGGACACGGGCTtaggctgcagcagcagcactcAGCGCAATTCACTGTTTGAATAAATATGAAAGGAGAAGGTTTTGATGTTAATAACAACATCCAAAGTCAGAGCTGGGGGCAGAAAGATTCATCAAGAGAAATTCAACCCATAGAGGAAGAATATCTAGAAACAGAGAACTGTGAGTTCTGCTCTCCACAAGTCTAAAGATCATAAGGAATGGAAGAAAGCCATTCATTACTCTCTGGATACTATGTACTAGTCAGAGTTCTAGCAGTGAACATGAAATAAAGTCTTTGTGAAACCTGGAACAGGCAAGATACGCCAGTGGCCTGTAGTCTGTAAGAGTCATCTGGACAACCCCTAAAATAAAAAGCCACGGGAGGCTTTTAAAGAAAGATTCCCATACCCAACACGTTTTAGCATTTGCAAATCAGCTGAAAGCAAGCAAGGAAAAGCAGTTCCTAAAGAAAAGTGATTCTCACAGGGGTGAGGCCTGTGAGAGCAAATGGTACTAGCCAAGGCGCAGGTGAGATGTGTTCAGAGTCCGGGTAATGTAGGGGCGGAACCCAGAGGACTTCCTTAAGTGGCAAGTCAGATGTGAGGTGCGGCAAGCAATCCAGGACCGTTCCAAATGAGACATCTCACTGGCTATGCTAAACCTGGCCACCTGCCTGACACAGAAGAGAAGATGTTCACTAAGAAGAGCATGTGtgtaatatattacatacatacatacatacacacacatgactaAAAAAGGTTTGTACTTGATATGGAAATATAAAAGTTAACTGTTGTCTGTACTCCATGAGAGCAAACCTAAACTTAATTGTCTAACagctgggtcttcaatactacaACAAAGTATAAACATGGAGAACTGAAGGGACAACTGGAAAAGGCCAAGGATCAGGGGGGAAGACAataaacagcaaaacaaacaaacaaaaaacccaaaaaaagaaactgagaggctCTAACCTCCAGTAAACAAAGTACTTAAAGCAGATTATCAAGGGAATCAAAAATGCTGCTCTTGGGTCAGCGAGAGGGCACagagggtaaaggtgcttgccgaCAGCCcaaagacctgaatttgatcacCAGAGTCTACATGGTGAGAGAAGAAAACCAACTTCAGGAAGTTGTTTCTGACggacaaataaataaacataataagaATATTTCCAATACCACTCTTGGTACAATTAAGAGAAATGTGAGCTGACTAGAAGATTTAACATCCCTGGTAACACCGAAAAAGAACAGTTCTGGCGAGGTCTGGCTGAAGTGTATTCAAGGCCTAAGAAGCTGGAAACAGTGGGCACTGATGAGCTTTCGAGTTATATGtgtagaagggaaggaaagaaatggtGTAACTGCTGAAAGAGGGTTACATTACAGgggttttgtttacttttgtttggtcttggttgtttgtttttccccatTGAATCCCGAAGGAGGCAACTGTTAGGATGACAGGGTCAGCCAGTGTGTGAAATCCAAAGCAGAAGTGTTTTCCGCAGGGAAAGGATGGGAAATGAAAATGCGAATTTGAAAGGAGCCGAGCCTAGTCCACACAGCCGAAGCTAAGAGAACGCCATGAACAAAGTGTCTTAATAAAGAGGTCATGGCCAAGGCAACCTGGAAGAAAGGACGACACGGGATCGGCGAAGCTCAACGCTGCCCTTGCGGCAAGAGCTCGCGGGGGTTGTTGGCCCCTTGTCCCGTTAACCTTGCAAGAGCAAGGTCGCTCGATCCCAGCCTTCGTTGAGAAGGAAAGCCATACTTACCTCGTGTGGAGTGTCGCACACAGCCAAGCCCACCAGGCCGGTCGTCTgttc
It contains:
- the Ndufa5 gene encoding NADH dehydrogenase [ubiquinone] 1 alpha subcomplex subunit 5; this encodes MAGLLKKTTGLVGLAVCDTPHERLTILYTKILDLLKHFPQHAAYRKYTEQITNEKLDMVKAEPDVKKLEDLLQGGEVEEVILQAEKELSLARKMLQWKPWEPLVEEPPADQWKWPI